One window of Desulfosoma sp. genomic DNA carries:
- the rpe gene encoding ribulose-phosphate 3-epimerase, translating into MGRRILAPSILSADFGRLAEEVRAVEEAGADWIHVDVMDGHFVPNITIGPDVVRAVRRATSLPLDVHLMITDPDRYLEAFVAAGADWLGVHVEACTHGHRIVQRIRELGAKASVAVNPATPLCLIEPLLEHVDMVLLMTVNPGFGGQKFIGSVVPKIRELRRWIDERSLKVLIEVDGGVCVDTVDVLVEAGVDVFVAGSAVFQGSDYHRTVGALKNRFPNN; encoded by the coding sequence ATGGGAAGACGGATTCTGGCACCATCCATTCTCTCGGCGGATTTCGGACGGTTGGCCGAAGAAGTTCGAGCCGTGGAAGAGGCGGGTGCCGATTGGATTCATGTGGACGTCATGGATGGCCATTTCGTTCCCAACATCACCATCGGTCCGGACGTGGTCAGGGCGGTACGGCGGGCAACCTCTTTACCCTTGGATGTGCACCTCATGATCACCGATCCCGATCGTTACTTGGAAGCCTTTGTGGCCGCCGGGGCCGACTGGCTTGGCGTCCATGTGGAGGCGTGCACTCATGGACATCGAATCGTGCAACGTATTCGGGAATTGGGAGCCAAGGCATCGGTGGCGGTGAACCCTGCTACGCCGCTATGTCTTATAGAACCCTTGCTTGAGCACGTGGACATGGTGCTGCTCATGACCGTGAACCCAGGTTTTGGAGGCCAGAAATTTATCGGCTCGGTGGTTCCTAAGATTCGAGAACTGCGCCGATGGATCGACGAAAGATCCCTGAAAGTGCTCATTGAAGTGGATGGGGGAGTCTGCGTGGACACGGTGGATGTTTTGGTGGAAGCCGGTGTGGATGTCTTTGTGGCCGGTTCGGCGGTCTTCCAAGGTTCCGACTACCATCGGACCGTCGGCGCTCTTAAAAATCGGTTTCCTAACAATTAG